A window of Phycodurus eques isolate BA_2022a chromosome 5, UOR_Pequ_1.1, whole genome shotgun sequence contains these coding sequences:
- the bicd1a gene encoding protein bicaudal D homolog 1 isoform X4 yields the protein MAAGAGCAESADQYRAEVERLAQELSEANREKIRAAECGLVVLEENQALKHKCGELESEQEALRKELEQLQEAFGQAYSNQRKVAEDGESNEETLLQESASKEAYYMTRLLELQTELTVSRSVTSNTQSENERLNAVVLELRESNEMLELQKSRMREEIKEYKFRETRLLQDYTELEEENITLQTLVSTLKQSQVEYEGLKHEIKVLEEETVLLNSQLEDALRLKEISAGQLEEALDALKIEREQKNNLRKELAHHLSLSDSVYGAGAHIALTVTAVEGLKFPEEVNGSAGANSSNGSVIAAVNGNDDDGCRHNGHLHADAVLAQMNGDYRTGRKSEGLHPVPDLFSELNLSEMQKLKQQLIQEEREKAALLLNLQESQTQLQHTQGALTEQSERVHRLTAHINATKHLNGGQEPDDPQESEKPADGLPSPQADGHRDVDIHGLEFLECKYKVAVTEVIDLKTELKALKEKYSQAAEAHTDGQQVTRLESSLREGRERLASLEAELRASVSTAAESQALLNTAQDELVTFSEELAQLYHHVCLCNNETPNRIMLDYYRQSRVTRSGSLKGSEDPRALLSPRLARRLAAVSALCSSEAQRSPMDSPSKESRDSDTATNPADSPAQHGSPNRNPISSPVISMSPCSSPVPSEAGGDLRKEPMNIYNLNAIIRDQIKHLQRAVDRSLQLSRQRAAARELAPMLDKDKELCMEEILKLKSLLSTKREQIATLRLVLKANKQTAEVALANLKSKYENEKTMVTETMMKLRNELKALKEDAATFSSLRAMFATRCDEYVTQLDEMQRQLAAAEDEKKTLNSLLRMAIQQKLALTQRLEDLEFDREQIHRGRGAKVPKIKSNPPKSEISC from the exons ATGGCGGCCGGTGCGGGATGCGCAGAGTCGGCGGATCAGTACCGGGCCGAGGTGGAACGGTTGGCCCAGGAGCTGAGCGAAGCGAACCGGGAGAAGATCCGGGCTGCGGAGTGCGGGCTGGTGGTCCTGGAGGAGAACCAGGCGCTGAAGCACAAGTGTGGCGAACTGGAGAGCGAGCAGGAGGCTTTGAGGAAGGAGTTGGAACAATTACAGGAG GCATTCGGCCAAGCATACAGCAACCAGCGGAAGGTGGCCGAGGACGGAGAAAGCAATGAGGAGACGCTGCTGCAGGAGTCTGCCTCCAAGGAGGCGTACTACATGACTCGTCTTTTGGAGCTGCAGACGGAGCTGACCGTGAGCCGCTCCGTGACTTCCAACACCCAGTCGGAAAATGAGAGGCTCAACGCAGTCGTGCTGGAGCTGCGAGAG AGTAATGAGATGCTGGAGCTCCAGAAGAGTAGGATGAGGGAGGAGATCAAGGAGTATAAGTTCAGAGAAACCCGGCTGCTTCAGGATTACACCGAGCTCGAGGAGGAGAACATCACCTTGCAGACGTTGGTCTCGACGCTCAAACAGAGCCAG GTGGAGTATGAGGGTCTCAAGCATGAGATTAAGGTGCTGGAGGAGGAGACTGTTCTGCTCAACAGCCAACTTGAAGACGCTTTACGACTGAAAGAAATCTCTGCGGGACAACTGGAGGAGGCCCTGGATGCCCTCAAGATTGAGCGGGAGCAGAAGAACAATCTGCGAAAAGAGTTGGCCCATCACCTAAGCCTGAGTGACAGCGTCTACGGGGCAGGTGCCCATATTGCCCTCACTGTCACCGCCGTCGAAGGCCTCAAGTTCCCAGAGGAGGTCAACGGAAGCGCCGGCGCTAACAGCAGCAACGGCAGCGTTATCGCCGCTGTCAACGGCAACGATGACGACGGTTGTCGACACAACGGCCACCTTCACGCAGACGCCGTGTTGGCCCAAATGAATGGAGACTATCGTACGGGCAGAAAGAGCGAGGGTCTGCACCCGGTGCCAGACCTGTTTAGTGAGCTCAACCTCTCAGAGATGCAGAAGCTCAAGCAGCAACTCATACAG GAAGAGCGTGAGAAAGCGGCGCTGCTCTTGAACCTGCAGGAGTCGCAGACCCAGTTGCAACACACACAAGGCGCCCTAACTGAGCAGAGTGAGCGCGTCCACCGACTCACGGCGCACATCAATGCCACGAAGCATCTGAACGGTGGCCAAGAGCCGGATGACCCTCAAGAGAGTGAGAAACCTGCTGACGGCCTCCCGTCACCACAAGCCGATGGTCATCGCGACGTGGACATACACGGGTTGGAGTTTCTGGAGTGTAAATACAAGGTGGCTGTGACAGAGGTGATCGACCTGAAAACAGAGCTGAAGGCCTTGAAGGAGAAATACAGCCAGGCTGCGGAGGCGCACACAGATGGCCAACAG GTAACCCGTTTGGAAAGCAGTTTACGGGAAGGCCGAGAGAGGTTGGCGAGCCTGGAGGCGGAGCTGCGAGCGTCCGTGAGCACTGCCGCAGAGAGCCAGGCCCTGCTGAACACAGCACAGGACGAGCTGGTGACCTTCAGCGAGGAGCTGGCTCAGCTCTACCACCATGTGTGTCTGTGCAATAACGAGACACCCAACCGCATCATGCTCGACTATTACCGCCAGAGTCGAGTCACGCGCAGCGGCAGCCTTAAAGGCTCTGAAGACCCGCGGGCTTTACTTTCACCTCGCCTGGCTCGACGCCTGGCTGCAGTTTCGGCGCTCTGCTCCTCTGAGGCTCAACGTAGTCCAATGGACTCCCCGTCAAAGGAGAGCCGTGACAGTGACACGGCCACCAACCCAGCGGACTCCCCAGCTCAACACGGTAGCCCCAACCGCAACCCCATCAGCTCCCCTGTCATCAGCATGTCCCCTTGCTCGTCTCCAGTGCCCTCTGAGGCCGGCGGAGACCTACGGAAGGAGCCCATGAACATCTACAACTTGAATGCCATCATCAGAGACCAGATCAAGCACCTGCAGAGGGCTGTGGACCGCTCCCTGCAGCTGTCCAGGCAGAGGGCTGCAGCCAGAGAGCTAGCACCCATGCTTGATAAAGACAAGGAGTTGTGCATGGAGGAAATCCTTAAGCTCAAGTCCCTTCTTAGTACCAAGAGAGAGCAGATAGCCACACTCAGACTGGTTCTGAAGGCCAACAAACAG ACGGCAGAGGTAGCACTGGCCAATCTAAAGAGCAAGTATGAGAATGAAAAGACCATGGTGACAGAGACGATGATGAAGCTGAGGAACGAGCTGAAGGCCCTGAAAGAGGACGCCGCCACATTCTCCTCTCTCAGAGCAATGTTTGCCACGAG GTGTGATGAATATGTCACCCAGCTAGATGAGATGCAGAGGCAACTTGCAGCAGCAGAAGATGAGAAGAAGACATTAAACTCTCTCCTGCGTATGGCCATCCAACAGAAACTGGCCTTGACCCAACGGCTGGAGGATCTCGAGTTTGATCGTGAGCAGATCCATCGTGGCCGCGGTGCTAAAGTGCCCAAGATAAAAAGCAACCCCCCAAAA TCCGAAATTTCGTGCTGA
- the bicd1a gene encoding protein bicaudal D homolog 1 isoform X2, producing MAAGAGCAESADQYRAEVERLAQELSEANREKIRAAECGLVVLEENQALKHKCGELESEQEALRKELEQLQEAFGQAYSNQRKVAEDGESNEETLLQESASKEAYYMTRLLELQTELTVSRSVTSNTQSENERLNAVVLELRESNEMLELQKSRMREEIKEYKFRETRLLQDYTELEEENITLQTLVSTLKQSQVEYEGLKHEIKVLEEETVLLNSQLEDALRLKEISAGQLEEALDALKIEREQKNNLRKELAHHLSLSDSVYGAGAHIALTVTAVEGLKFPEEVNGSAGANSSNGSVIAAVNGNDDDGCRHNGHLHADAVLAQMNGDYRTGRKSEGLHPVPDLFSELNLSEMQKLKQQLIQEEREKAALLLNLQESQTQLQHTQGALTEQSERVHRLTAHINATKHLNGGQEPDDPQESEKPADGLPSPQADGHRDVDIHGLEFLECKYKVAVTEVIDLKTELKALKEKYSQAAEAHTDGQQVTRLESSLREGRERLASLEAELRASVSTAAESQALLNTAQDELVTFSEELAQLYHHVCLCNNETPNRIMLDYYRQSRVTRSGSLKGSEDPRALLSPRLARRLAAVSALCSSEAQRSPMDSPSKESRDSDTATNPADSPAQHGSPNRNPISSPVISMSPCSSPVPSEAGGDLRKEPMNIYNLNAIIRDQIKHLQRAVDRSLQLSRQRAAARELAPMLDKDKELCMEEILKLKSLLSTKREQIATLRLVLKANKQTAEVALANLKSKYENEKTMVTETMMKLRNELKALKEDAATFSSLRAMFATRCDEYVTQLDEMQRQLAAAEDEKKTLNSLLRMAIQQKLALTQRLEDLEFDREQIHRGRGAKVPKIKSNPPKIVSSLLPQYRHTPRS from the exons ATGGCGGCCGGTGCGGGATGCGCAGAGTCGGCGGATCAGTACCGGGCCGAGGTGGAACGGTTGGCCCAGGAGCTGAGCGAAGCGAACCGGGAGAAGATCCGGGCTGCGGAGTGCGGGCTGGTGGTCCTGGAGGAGAACCAGGCGCTGAAGCACAAGTGTGGCGAACTGGAGAGCGAGCAGGAGGCTTTGAGGAAGGAGTTGGAACAATTACAGGAG GCATTCGGCCAAGCATACAGCAACCAGCGGAAGGTGGCCGAGGACGGAGAAAGCAATGAGGAGACGCTGCTGCAGGAGTCTGCCTCCAAGGAGGCGTACTACATGACTCGTCTTTTGGAGCTGCAGACGGAGCTGACCGTGAGCCGCTCCGTGACTTCCAACACCCAGTCGGAAAATGAGAGGCTCAACGCAGTCGTGCTGGAGCTGCGAGAG AGTAATGAGATGCTGGAGCTCCAGAAGAGTAGGATGAGGGAGGAGATCAAGGAGTATAAGTTCAGAGAAACCCGGCTGCTTCAGGATTACACCGAGCTCGAGGAGGAGAACATCACCTTGCAGACGTTGGTCTCGACGCTCAAACAGAGCCAG GTGGAGTATGAGGGTCTCAAGCATGAGATTAAGGTGCTGGAGGAGGAGACTGTTCTGCTCAACAGCCAACTTGAAGACGCTTTACGACTGAAAGAAATCTCTGCGGGACAACTGGAGGAGGCCCTGGATGCCCTCAAGATTGAGCGGGAGCAGAAGAACAATCTGCGAAAAGAGTTGGCCCATCACCTAAGCCTGAGTGACAGCGTCTACGGGGCAGGTGCCCATATTGCCCTCACTGTCACCGCCGTCGAAGGCCTCAAGTTCCCAGAGGAGGTCAACGGAAGCGCCGGCGCTAACAGCAGCAACGGCAGCGTTATCGCCGCTGTCAACGGCAACGATGACGACGGTTGTCGACACAACGGCCACCTTCACGCAGACGCCGTGTTGGCCCAAATGAATGGAGACTATCGTACGGGCAGAAAGAGCGAGGGTCTGCACCCGGTGCCAGACCTGTTTAGTGAGCTCAACCTCTCAGAGATGCAGAAGCTCAAGCAGCAACTCATACAG GAAGAGCGTGAGAAAGCGGCGCTGCTCTTGAACCTGCAGGAGTCGCAGACCCAGTTGCAACACACACAAGGCGCCCTAACTGAGCAGAGTGAGCGCGTCCACCGACTCACGGCGCACATCAATGCCACGAAGCATCTGAACGGTGGCCAAGAGCCGGATGACCCTCAAGAGAGTGAGAAACCTGCTGACGGCCTCCCGTCACCACAAGCCGATGGTCATCGCGACGTGGACATACACGGGTTGGAGTTTCTGGAGTGTAAATACAAGGTGGCTGTGACAGAGGTGATCGACCTGAAAACAGAGCTGAAGGCCTTGAAGGAGAAATACAGCCAGGCTGCGGAGGCGCACACAGATGGCCAACAG GTAACCCGTTTGGAAAGCAGTTTACGGGAAGGCCGAGAGAGGTTGGCGAGCCTGGAGGCGGAGCTGCGAGCGTCCGTGAGCACTGCCGCAGAGAGCCAGGCCCTGCTGAACACAGCACAGGACGAGCTGGTGACCTTCAGCGAGGAGCTGGCTCAGCTCTACCACCATGTGTGTCTGTGCAATAACGAGACACCCAACCGCATCATGCTCGACTATTACCGCCAGAGTCGAGTCACGCGCAGCGGCAGCCTTAAAGGCTCTGAAGACCCGCGGGCTTTACTTTCACCTCGCCTGGCTCGACGCCTGGCTGCAGTTTCGGCGCTCTGCTCCTCTGAGGCTCAACGTAGTCCAATGGACTCCCCGTCAAAGGAGAGCCGTGACAGTGACACGGCCACCAACCCAGCGGACTCCCCAGCTCAACACGGTAGCCCCAACCGCAACCCCATCAGCTCCCCTGTCATCAGCATGTCCCCTTGCTCGTCTCCAGTGCCCTCTGAGGCCGGCGGAGACCTACGGAAGGAGCCCATGAACATCTACAACTTGAATGCCATCATCAGAGACCAGATCAAGCACCTGCAGAGGGCTGTGGACCGCTCCCTGCAGCTGTCCAGGCAGAGGGCTGCAGCCAGAGAGCTAGCACCCATGCTTGATAAAGACAAGGAGTTGTGCATGGAGGAAATCCTTAAGCTCAAGTCCCTTCTTAGTACCAAGAGAGAGCAGATAGCCACACTCAGACTGGTTCTGAAGGCCAACAAACAG ACGGCAGAGGTAGCACTGGCCAATCTAAAGAGCAAGTATGAGAATGAAAAGACCATGGTGACAGAGACGATGATGAAGCTGAGGAACGAGCTGAAGGCCCTGAAAGAGGACGCCGCCACATTCTCCTCTCTCAGAGCAATGTTTGCCACGAG GTGTGATGAATATGTCACCCAGCTAGATGAGATGCAGAGGCAACTTGCAGCAGCAGAAGATGAGAAGAAGACATTAAACTCTCTCCTGCGTATGGCCATCCAACAGAAACTGGCCTTGACCCAACGGCTGGAGGATCTCGAGTTTGATCGTGAGCAGATCCATCGTGGCCGCGGTGCTAAAGTGCCCAAGATAAAAAGCAACCCCCCAAAA ATTGTCAGCAGCCTGCTGCCTCAGTATCGTCACACGCCACGCAGCTGA
- the bicd1a gene encoding protein bicaudal D homolog 1 isoform X5: MAAGAGCAESADQYRAEVERLAQELSEANREKIRAAECGLVVLEENQALKHKCGELESEQEALRKELEQLQEAFGQAYSNQRKVAEDGESNEETLLQESASKEAYYMTRLLELQTELTVSRSVTSNTQSENERLNAVVLELRESNEMLELQKSRMREEIKEYKFRETRLLQDYTELEEENITLQTWSMRVSSMRLRCWRRRLFCSTANLKTLYD; encoded by the exons ATGGCGGCCGGTGCGGGATGCGCAGAGTCGGCGGATCAGTACCGGGCCGAGGTGGAACGGTTGGCCCAGGAGCTGAGCGAAGCGAACCGGGAGAAGATCCGGGCTGCGGAGTGCGGGCTGGTGGTCCTGGAGGAGAACCAGGCGCTGAAGCACAAGTGTGGCGAACTGGAGAGCGAGCAGGAGGCTTTGAGGAAGGAGTTGGAACAATTACAGGAG GCATTCGGCCAAGCATACAGCAACCAGCGGAAGGTGGCCGAGGACGGAGAAAGCAATGAGGAGACGCTGCTGCAGGAGTCTGCCTCCAAGGAGGCGTACTACATGACTCGTCTTTTGGAGCTGCAGACGGAGCTGACCGTGAGCCGCTCCGTGACTTCCAACACCCAGTCGGAAAATGAGAGGCTCAACGCAGTCGTGCTGGAGCTGCGAGAG AGTAATGAGATGCTGGAGCTCCAGAAGAGTAGGATGAGGGAGGAGATCAAGGAGTATAAGTTCAGAGAAACCCGGCTGCTTCAGGATTACACCGAGCTCGAGGAGGAGAACATCACCTTGCAGAC GTGGAGTATGAGGGTCTCAAGCATGAGATTAAGGTGCTGGAGGAGGAGACTGTTCTGCTCAACAGCCAACTTGAAGACGCTTTACGACTGA
- the bicd1a gene encoding protein bicaudal D homolog 1 isoform X1 has product MAAGAGCAESADQYRAEVERLAQELSEANREKIRAAECGLVVLEENQALKHKCGELESEQEALRKELEQLQEAFGQAYSNQRKVAEDGESNEETLLQESASKEAYYMTRLLELQTELTVSRSVTSNTQSENERLNAVVLELRESNEMLELQKSRMREEIKEYKFRETRLLQDYTELEEENITLQTLVSTLKQSQVEYEGLKHEIKVLEEETVLLNSQLEDALRLKEISAGQLEEALDALKIEREQKNNLRKELAHHLSLSDSVYGAGAHIALTVTAVEGLKFPEEVNGSAGANSSNGSVIAAVNGNDDDGCRHNGHLHADAVLAQMNGDYRTGRKSEGLHPVPDLFSELNLSEMQKLKQQLIQEEREKAALLLNLQESQTQLQHTQGALTEQSERVHRLTAHINATKHLNGGQEPDDPQESEKPADGLPSPQADGHRDVDIHGLEFLECKYKVAVTEVIDLKTELKALKEKYSQAAEAHTDGQQVTRLESSLREGRERLASLEAELRASVSTAAESQALLNTAQDELVTFSEELAQLYHHVCLCNNETPNRIMLDYYRQSRVTRSGSLKGSEDPRALLSPRLARRLAAVSALCSSEAQRSPMDSPSKESRDSDTATNPADSPAQHGSPNRNPISSPVISMSPCSSPVPSEAGGDLRKEPMNIYNLNAIIRDQIKHLQRAVDRSLQLSRQRAAARELAPMLDKDKELCMEEILKLKSLLSTKREQIATLRLVLKANKQTAEVALANLKSKYENEKTMVTETMMKLRNELKALKEDAATFSSLRAMFATRCDEYVTQLDEMQRQLAAAEDEKKTLNSLLRMAIQQKLALTQRLEDLEFDREQIHRGRGAKVPKIKSNPPKFFVDCQQPAASVSSHATQLRRERLSFAYSPKFRADLQQHQAVLSSSRSLLFSPCDLRNCLPHRPQPPGT; this is encoded by the exons ATGGCGGCCGGTGCGGGATGCGCAGAGTCGGCGGATCAGTACCGGGCCGAGGTGGAACGGTTGGCCCAGGAGCTGAGCGAAGCGAACCGGGAGAAGATCCGGGCTGCGGAGTGCGGGCTGGTGGTCCTGGAGGAGAACCAGGCGCTGAAGCACAAGTGTGGCGAACTGGAGAGCGAGCAGGAGGCTTTGAGGAAGGAGTTGGAACAATTACAGGAG GCATTCGGCCAAGCATACAGCAACCAGCGGAAGGTGGCCGAGGACGGAGAAAGCAATGAGGAGACGCTGCTGCAGGAGTCTGCCTCCAAGGAGGCGTACTACATGACTCGTCTTTTGGAGCTGCAGACGGAGCTGACCGTGAGCCGCTCCGTGACTTCCAACACCCAGTCGGAAAATGAGAGGCTCAACGCAGTCGTGCTGGAGCTGCGAGAG AGTAATGAGATGCTGGAGCTCCAGAAGAGTAGGATGAGGGAGGAGATCAAGGAGTATAAGTTCAGAGAAACCCGGCTGCTTCAGGATTACACCGAGCTCGAGGAGGAGAACATCACCTTGCAGACGTTGGTCTCGACGCTCAAACAGAGCCAG GTGGAGTATGAGGGTCTCAAGCATGAGATTAAGGTGCTGGAGGAGGAGACTGTTCTGCTCAACAGCCAACTTGAAGACGCTTTACGACTGAAAGAAATCTCTGCGGGACAACTGGAGGAGGCCCTGGATGCCCTCAAGATTGAGCGGGAGCAGAAGAACAATCTGCGAAAAGAGTTGGCCCATCACCTAAGCCTGAGTGACAGCGTCTACGGGGCAGGTGCCCATATTGCCCTCACTGTCACCGCCGTCGAAGGCCTCAAGTTCCCAGAGGAGGTCAACGGAAGCGCCGGCGCTAACAGCAGCAACGGCAGCGTTATCGCCGCTGTCAACGGCAACGATGACGACGGTTGTCGACACAACGGCCACCTTCACGCAGACGCCGTGTTGGCCCAAATGAATGGAGACTATCGTACGGGCAGAAAGAGCGAGGGTCTGCACCCGGTGCCAGACCTGTTTAGTGAGCTCAACCTCTCAGAGATGCAGAAGCTCAAGCAGCAACTCATACAG GAAGAGCGTGAGAAAGCGGCGCTGCTCTTGAACCTGCAGGAGTCGCAGACCCAGTTGCAACACACACAAGGCGCCCTAACTGAGCAGAGTGAGCGCGTCCACCGACTCACGGCGCACATCAATGCCACGAAGCATCTGAACGGTGGCCAAGAGCCGGATGACCCTCAAGAGAGTGAGAAACCTGCTGACGGCCTCCCGTCACCACAAGCCGATGGTCATCGCGACGTGGACATACACGGGTTGGAGTTTCTGGAGTGTAAATACAAGGTGGCTGTGACAGAGGTGATCGACCTGAAAACAGAGCTGAAGGCCTTGAAGGAGAAATACAGCCAGGCTGCGGAGGCGCACACAGATGGCCAACAG GTAACCCGTTTGGAAAGCAGTTTACGGGAAGGCCGAGAGAGGTTGGCGAGCCTGGAGGCGGAGCTGCGAGCGTCCGTGAGCACTGCCGCAGAGAGCCAGGCCCTGCTGAACACAGCACAGGACGAGCTGGTGACCTTCAGCGAGGAGCTGGCTCAGCTCTACCACCATGTGTGTCTGTGCAATAACGAGACACCCAACCGCATCATGCTCGACTATTACCGCCAGAGTCGAGTCACGCGCAGCGGCAGCCTTAAAGGCTCTGAAGACCCGCGGGCTTTACTTTCACCTCGCCTGGCTCGACGCCTGGCTGCAGTTTCGGCGCTCTGCTCCTCTGAGGCTCAACGTAGTCCAATGGACTCCCCGTCAAAGGAGAGCCGTGACAGTGACACGGCCACCAACCCAGCGGACTCCCCAGCTCAACACGGTAGCCCCAACCGCAACCCCATCAGCTCCCCTGTCATCAGCATGTCCCCTTGCTCGTCTCCAGTGCCCTCTGAGGCCGGCGGAGACCTACGGAAGGAGCCCATGAACATCTACAACTTGAATGCCATCATCAGAGACCAGATCAAGCACCTGCAGAGGGCTGTGGACCGCTCCCTGCAGCTGTCCAGGCAGAGGGCTGCAGCCAGAGAGCTAGCACCCATGCTTGATAAAGACAAGGAGTTGTGCATGGAGGAAATCCTTAAGCTCAAGTCCCTTCTTAGTACCAAGAGAGAGCAGATAGCCACACTCAGACTGGTTCTGAAGGCCAACAAACAG ACGGCAGAGGTAGCACTGGCCAATCTAAAGAGCAAGTATGAGAATGAAAAGACCATGGTGACAGAGACGATGATGAAGCTGAGGAACGAGCTGAAGGCCCTGAAAGAGGACGCCGCCACATTCTCCTCTCTCAGAGCAATGTTTGCCACGAG GTGTGATGAATATGTCACCCAGCTAGATGAGATGCAGAGGCAACTTGCAGCAGCAGAAGATGAGAAGAAGACATTAAACTCTCTCCTGCGTATGGCCATCCAACAGAAACTGGCCTTGACCCAACGGCTGGAGGATCTCGAGTTTGATCGTGAGCAGATCCATCGTGGCCGCGGTGCTAAAGTGCCCAAGATAAAAAGCAACCCCCCAAAA TTTTTTGTAGATTGTCAGCAGCCTGCTGCCTCAGTATCGTCACACGCCACGCAGCTGAGGCGAGAGAGACTTTCCTTTGCCTACAG TCCGAAATTTCGTGCTGACCTCCAACAACACCAAGCGGTTTTGTCCAGCAGCAGGAGCCTCCTTTTCTCTCCTTGTGACCTTCGTAACTGCCTGCCCCACCGACCCCAGCCCCCCGGCACATGA